GGCCCGCGGTCGCCGCGTCCCTCGGCGGGGTGGAGCTGATCAACCTCGGCATGGGCGGCAGCATGATGCTCGACCCGTTCACCGCGCGGGCCATGCGGGACACCCCGGCGGACCTGATCAGCGTGAAGATCGGCATCAACATCGTCAACGGCGACGTGATGCGGCTGCGCGCCTTCGGCCCGGCCGTGCACGGTTTCCTCGACACGATCCGGGACGGACACCCCGACACGCCGCTGCTGGTCGTCTCCCCGGTCCACTGCGCGATCCACGAGGACACGCCCGGCCCCACCGCCCCGGACCTCGGCGGGATCGGCGAGGGCCGGCTGCGGTTCGCCGCGATGGGCGACCCGGCGGAGAAGGCCACCGGGAAGCTCACGCTCCGCGTCATCCGCGAGGAACTCTCCCGCCTCGTACGCCTGCGCGCGGCCGACGACCCGAACCTCCACTACCTCGACGGCCTCGCCCTCTACGGCGAGTCCGACGCCGCCGAACGCCCCCTGCCGGACAACGTCCACCCGGACGCGGCAACCCACCACCACATCGGCGAACGCTTCGCCGAACTGGCCTTCGCCCCGCAAGGAGCCTTCGCGGACCGGCCCTGAACGGGAGACGGCCGTCCGACCCGCCCCTTCACCGCCCCGGCCCCCACACCCGCCTGGAGGCCGGGCAGCCGGCGCTCCTGGAGGGGCTTGGGGACGACCCGGTCGGGATCTGTGCCGCCGCCCAGTCCCTGGTCATCCACCCCTCCGACGCCGCCCGGCTCGGGCTTCCCGAGTCCCGGATCGCCGAGAAGGACATCCGGCCGGTCAGCGGCCTGCTCACGGCCCTGACCGCCCTCGACCCGGCCCCGCTGCACCACCCCCGCCCCCCGGAGCACCGGGTCGTCGGCACCTGCCGCCACTTCGCCATCCTGGCCTGCGCCTTCCTCCGGGCCCGGGGCATCCCGGCCCGGGCCCGATGCGGCTTCGGCACCTACTGCGCCGAGGGCCGCGGCCTCGACCACTGGATCACCTAGTACCGGCACGCGGACGAGCGGCGCTGGGTGCGGGTCGACACCGAGCACCTCGGCAACGGGTACGTCGAGCGCCCCGAGGACCTCGCGGCCCTGTGCAAGCACGAGATGCTCAACCGGGACGAGTGGGGCCGCATGACCGAGGGCTACGAGAGCCGGACGGGCCCCGACCACGACCTCCTCATCGACACCCCCGCCGGCGCCCACTTCTTCGTGGGTACTGGGCAACGCCCGGGCTCCGGGCCAAGCTGGTCGCAGGGCGGCGGTGAGGCGTCGGAGCGAGGCACGGGACGGGGGTGACGCACAGGTCAGGAGGCCGGTCGGGTGGCCTCCGTCAGTTGTTCCAGGCGGCGGTGGCCCGCGCCGAGGGCGTCTCCGCGACCGAACTGGCGCCCTTCGCCCAGGGCATCGGCGCGATCCTGCCGCCACTGTTCGCGGAGACCGCGGCGGACGCCGACGCCGGCACCTACACCGGCGAGGGCAATCCGCTGACGTCGGCCGTGTCGTCCATGGCCCATATCGTCCACGTCTCGGAGGAGCACGGCATCGACGCCGGTGTCATGCGCGCGGCCGAGGGCATGGCCCGCCGGGCCATCGGGCTCGGCCACGGGGAGGACGGTTTCATCCGTATCGCGGAGGTCATCGCACGGCGGTGAGACCCGGCCGGGGCGCCGGTCAGGGCGAGCGCTCAGGCCTGGGACTCCTCGAATCCCTGATCCGCCAGGATGCTGTCGATCCGCGCCCGGTGTGCCGACTCCCACATGTCCAGGGTCTCCCCGGCCTCCTTCGCCAGCTTCGCCCGGGCCCCGGCCAGGATCTCCTCGCGGCGGTCCCCGGGCACCACCACGACGCCCTCCTCGTCGGCCACGACCACGTCGCCCGGGTCGACGGACACCCCGCCGCAGCGCACCCGCTCGTTCAGCGGCCGTGCGGCCGACTTGGTGCCCGGGATGGGGATGACGCCGCGGGCGAACACCGGGAAGCGCGCCTCGCGCACCTCGGCGAGGTCGCGGATCAGCCCGTCGGCGACGAACGCGGTGACGCCGCGGCGCTGGGCGACGGCGCACACGTTGCCGCCGGCCAGGGCGTAGTCCAGGTCTCCCGACTCCACGACGACGACCGCGCCGGGGGCGGCCCGGTAGATCGCCGCGTGCAGCATCAGGTTGTCCCCGGGCGGACACCGTACGGTGAAGGCCGGCCCGGCCACCCTCGGCACCGGCCCCCACAGCGGCCGGATCCCGATGTCCATCACCTGCGCGCGGCCCAGCAGATCGGCCAGCGTGGTCGTGGGTATGTCCGTGAACGCGTCGACGTCAGCCATGACATGGACCCTAAGGCCTGCCGTGATCAGAAGGGCAGCGGTTTCGCCCGCACCACCTCCAGCCGCGACACCGCCCGCGTCAGCACCACGTACAGCCGGTGCAGCCCCCGCTCCTCCGCCTCGGCGATCGCGGCCGGCTCCACGGCCACCACCTGGTCGTACTCCAGGCCCTTGACCACGCTCGCCGGCACCAGGGACACCCGCGCGCCGAGTTCCTCCGGGCCCGCCGCCGCGATCCCCGCCGCGTCCAGCGCCGCCCGCACCCGGGGCACGTCCGCGTCCGCGGCGACGACCCCGACCGAGCCCTCCCGCTCCAGCGCGTCCCGTACGGCGTCCACGACCGCCGCGGGCACCGCCTCCGGCGCGGCCTCCCGCATCCGCAACTCCCCGTCCCCGCGCAGCGAACGGGCCTTCGGCACGTCGACGTCCAGCCGTTCCAGCAGCCGGTTGGCCAGCCCGACGACCGCCCGCGGCACCCGGAAGCCGGTGGTCAGCTCGACCACGGCCGCGTCCGGCTTCCCCAGGTGCGCGAGAACCGTGCGCCACGAGCGCGCCGCCCACGGCGTCGTCCCCTGCGCCAGGTCGCCCAGCACCGTCAGCGACCCGAAGGGCGCCCGGCGGGCGATGGCCCGGCACTCCATCGGGGACAGGTCCTGCGCCTCGTCGACGACGACGTGCCCGTACCCCTCCGGATGCTCGATCAGCCCGGCCACCTCGTCGAGCAGCACCAGGTCGGCGGCCGACCAGCGCGCCGACTTCCACGACCGCGGCGGCCTCGCCCACAGCAGCGCCCGCTGCTCACCGGCGTCCAGCAGCCCGTCCGCGGCCGACGCCAGCGCCGCCTCGTCGCCGAGCAGTCCGGCCACGACCTCCTCGGGCCGCACCCGGGGCCAGACGGCGTCGAGGTACGCGGACACCGGCCGGGCCCGCTCGACCTTGCGCACCCAGGCGTTCGCGGGCGGCCCGGCCCGCCGCTCGGCCTGCTCGCGCAGACACCGCACGATCCGCGCCCGCACCCGCTCCCGCCCGACCCCGTACGGCGGTTCCTCCTCCCGTACGTCCCGCACGATCCGCGCCAGTTCCTCCGCCGGCACCCGCCACCGGTACGACCCGTCCGGCACGGCGAGTTCGCCGGCCCCCTCCGCGCGCACCCTCGCGTACAGCGCCCGCCGCAGCACCTCGGCCATCCGGGCGTCGTGCTTGACGACGGCGGCGGAGTCGTCGTCCACGGCCCGGACCGGCCAGTGGGCGATCTCCTCGGCGAGCGTCGACTGCCGCACCCCGGTCTCGCCGAGGGCCGGCAGGACCTCCGCGATGTACGACAGGAAGGTGCGGTTGGGCCCGAGGATCAGCAGGCCGCCGCGCCGGACGCGCTGCGGGTGCGTGTAGAGCAGGTACGCGGCCCGGTGCAGGCCGACGGCGGTCTTGCCGGTGCCGGGCGCGCCCTGCACGCACACCGACAGCGCGAGATCCCCTCGGACGAGGTCGTCCTGCTCGGGCTGGATGGTCGCGGCGATGTCCCGCATGGGCCCGACGCGCGGCCGTTCGATCTCCTGGGCGACGATCTCGCTGGCGCGGCTCTCCCCCTGCCCCAGGTACTCGTCCTCCAGGCCGGTGAGATCCCCGGAGTCGCCCCGGCTGCCGGGCGCCCACCCGAACCGCCGGCGCACGGCGACGTCCTGCGGGTCACGGGCCGAGGCCTGGTAGAAGGCGCGCGAGACGGGTGCGCGCCAGTCGACGACGAGGGGCGGTTCGGCCGGGTGCTCGGAGATGCGCAGCCGCCCGATGTGCAGGCGCCCGGCCGCGTCCTCGAACTCCAGCACCCCGAAGAACAGGGGGCCCTCGGGCAGTTCCCGCAGCGCCTTGGCCCGGCTGCGCAGCCGGTAGCCGAGGACTTCGGCGTCGGCGCCCGAGGCGGAGACGTCCTCCCCGATGACGACCTGTTCGCCGGCGCCCTCGACCATCGCGGCGAGGGCGGCCCGGCAGCGGTCGTGGTGGGCGCGTTCCTGGGTGAGGACGTGCTGGAGGGCGGGTTCGGTCGGCGTCATTCCACCGAGCGTACCCAAAAAACGTGACTGAGTTAAATTAGTTACCGAGTATCAGGGTGCGGAGGCGGTGGTGTCCTGCCCTCGGGCACGCCGCAGGCGCGGCGGCATCCCGGCCGCGAGCCACCCGAACGCCCGCTCCGCCGCCGCCACCGCCTCGGCCCGCAGCTCCGCCGCCCGCTCCCCCGCCGCGATCCGACGCCAGTTCTCCAGCGCCAGGATCCGCTGCACGGCCATGATCTGCCCGGCCGCGAGCCGCGCGTCCAGATCGCCCCCGAGCACCTCGGCGAGCGCGGCCTCGGACCGCTCCTGGTGCAGTTGCGCCCGGGCGACCAGGGAGGGCGTCTCGTAGAGCAGGCCGTGGAAGGCGAGCACCCGGGGATCATCGTTGAGCCCGGTCACCGGATCGCCCCGCTCCAGCCCCTCCAGGAAGTGCCGCCGCAGCGCCTCCACGGGCGCCCCCGCCGACCCCGCCACGACCCGCGCGGCCTCCCCCTCGTGGTCGGCGATCCGGTGCAGCACCAGATCCTCCTTGGCCGGGAAGTACCGGAACAGCGTCGGCTTGGAGATCTCGGCCGCCGCCGCCACCTCGGCGACGGACACCGCGTCGAACCCCTTCTCCAGGAAGAGCCGGATGGCGATGTCCGACACCGTCTCGTACATCCGCCGCTTCTTGCGCTCACGCAGCCCGGTCTCGCTCATGAGGGGAGCCTACGCAGTGCTCCGGCGGCCGGAACGAGGCTCCCGTCGACAGGCCTGCCCGGGTGGTGCCGGTCCGACGGCAGCAGCACGGCGTCACGGCCCATGCCCCCATTCCCCCTCGACCAACGGCCCGTACGAGGTGATCACCGCCGCGGCCTCCGCCTGGCACAGCGCGCGGATCTTGCGTTCGTTGCGTCCGTAGCCGACGAACCCCACACCGGCCCGTGCGGCCGCCTGCACGTCCGTTGCCGTGTCGCCGATCATCACCGCGTCGTCGGGGCCGAGGCCGAGGACGCGCAGTGCGCGAAAGAGGACGTCGGGGTGTGGCTTCATCAGTCCCGGATCGTCGGCGCGTCGGCCCTGAACCGTGGTGAAGTACGAGAGCAGTCCGCGCCGTTCGAGATACGCCTCGGCCGCCAGCGCAGAGTTGTTCGTGACCACGGCCAGAGCCACTCCCCGGCTGTCCAGCTTGCGGAGGAGGGCGTCCGCGTCCGGGGTGTGCCACTCGTGGTGTGCGGCGACGAGTTCGGCGGCGGCGAGTTCACCGGCCGTGACCCGTTCCTCCAGGAGGCGCAGCAGCCCGCCCAGGCCGGGCGACCCTGCCCGCAGCGCTCGATGGACCGCGCGCAGGACCACATGCGGATCCTTGTGGGTCCGCTCGGCCGCACTGAGGAGGTGAGAGGCACCGAAGGCCTGGATCTCGCGTCGGAGGTCGTCGGCGACCGGCTGCGACCTGCCCTCGGGGAAGAGCCGACAGATCGGCCCGTCGAAGTCGAAGAGCACACAGCGGGCCCCGGCCAGCACTCTGCGTACGTCCGTGAACCTGTCGACGCCGACCGCCATGTCGTATCCGCTCGCCTTCCCCGCTCGGTCCGTCTCAGTTCGGCACGCCCGTCGGCTCCCTGCGCCCCGCGGAGACCGGACGGGGTTGCCGGGCTCGATGCCGCCGCCTTGGCGAACGCCGGGCTATGTCTTCCTGATCGGGCTCATCACCACGGGGCCCGTCCGCAGCCGACCGAACACGCCATTCCTGGTCTGCGGCATGCCACCGGCGCAGTGCTTCACGGACCTCGTTCTCGTCCCGGGGTTCACCGGTGAGTCCCAGCGGCTGCCAGGCCCGGTGCAGCGCACGGCACACCCGGTCGGCCGCCTCGGACAGTTCGCGTTCCGCGGGACGCTCGGACAGGTACAGCGCGGCCCGCATCACGTCCGGGTAGAGCGACTGGACGTACTCGAAGTCGCGGTAGACGCGCAGGCCTCGGTCCAGGTCGGCGGTCATCTCGCCGTGTCCGGCGCAGCGCATCGCCTGGGCCCACAGGTCGATCATCGCCTCGCGCTCCTCCTTGGCGTAGTCCATGCGGACCAGATGCGTCGCGAGGTCGTGCAACGGGTCGCCGTAGAGGGCGAGTTCCCAGTCGATCACCGCCAGACGCTCGCCCTCCTCTGCGGGCAGGACCAGCACATTGGCCCGGTGGACGTCCGTGTGCAACAGGGCGAAGGGACGCCGGGCCGGGGGAGGAACGATGTTCAGAAAGCGTTCGACGGCATCACGGGGAATGCCCACGGCATCGAACAGCATGCCGAAACGCGGCCGATTGGCCTGGTCCACCCGCTGCTCGGTGAAGCCGGCCAGCCACCTCAGGAACCCTTCGCTGTCGCCGTCGTCCGGCCAGTCCGCAGGCCGCGGGGGGAGAGCGCACCCGGGCACCCCGGCGAGTTCCGCGAAGAACTCGGCGAGCGCGGACAGCCGGTCAGGGCCGATCCGCTGCCCCGAGGGGGCCACCTCGGCGAGGGTAGGGCCCGGCAGGTACTCGTGCAGGGACCACTCTCCGAAGTCCGCCAGGCAGCGCGGAACATGACGCACCCGGCCGTCGAGCACCCTCAGCAGCTCGGACTCCCGTCGCCAGAGCCGTGGCACTACTTCGACCGCCTGCATGGGCGTACGGAACTTGGCGAGAACGTCTCCCGAACGCTGCCGCAGCAGACATGCCAGCGGAGTCCCCAGGGGCATGACGAGGTTCGTGTTGTGATGGCCGGAAACCACCTCCCCGTCGGGGCTGCGGCGCCTTGCCTCCGCGAGTCGGCGTACCAACGAATGGAACGCTCTGCGGTGCAGAGGGGACGACATGAGCGCACAGAGTAGTACGACGACCGGCGTGAATCACCGCGTGCCACTATCTGGACGCCCCCTTCACACAGTGGGCCGGAACGTCTCACTTCTCTCGACGTGCCGTTGAACCCAGAACGTTCCAAGTCGCCTGGAACCAGTCACGCAGGTCTTCGAAGAACGCCACATCGCGGGCATCCACGGACCCGCTGTGGAAGTAGTGGAGCTTCGAGAAGGCGCCGATGACATCAATCGCCTTCACCTGCGTCTCCTCGTCGTCGTCGAGTGTGATGACGGTCTTCTCCGGCATGTACATCCCGTACAGCAGGTGCTGCCTGTTGAGGATGTACAGCTTGAAGGGAGGCGTCAGCGGTACACGCTTGACCTCCAAGCGGGCGTCGACACCACGCTCCCTGAGCTGGGCGACCAAATCGCTCATCTCCCTGGCGTACCGGCGCGCCATCGCCCGCCAACGCTGGTGGATCCGTGGGTCGTCCGGGTCCTCCGCCTGGGGATGGGCCAGCGACTGCTCCTCACCGGGCACCAGCATGCGGATGTGCAGGGAAGTCGGCGCAGCCCTCTTCTCGACGATGATGCGTTCGGCCTGTCTCTTGAGATGGCCGTACAGGGTTTCGGAGGTCAACGAGAAGACATCGATGCTCACCTCGCCCGTCTCCTGAAAGGCCCGCTCGATCCACGATCCGAGGGCAGGCCGGGCGGCCGCCTGGTCCACGACCCTCTTCCGCGGCCCGGAAGGCTGGTCCAGAACCCGGCTGCCGCTGCCCTGACGGACGTCGAGCAGGCCTTCGTCGGCGAGCTGCCCGAGAACGCGCCGGAGTGTCTCCCTCGAAACGCCGAGGTCCGCGGCCAGCTGCCGTTGGGCCGGCAGCATGCTGCCGGCCGGGTACGTCTCGTCCGCGATGCGGTTGCGCAGGAGCTCCGCCACCTGCAAGAACCTACGGCCGGCGCCTTCCCTCTTCGCTGAGCTGGTCATGCCCAGAACCTACCGCCCTCCAACCGGAAGCACACCAACCTCAGTCCAGTTTCACCCAACCAATGAACGACCAATTGGACCGGTGATTAAGGATCTACACATGCGGCTAGACCACTTTTAGGCAACCAGTCCAATTGGTTGGCAGGTGGCGGCCCAGCGGCCGACGGCCCACAAGGGGGACATCGTGGTGATAGCGCCGGCTCTGCAGTTCGTGGGTGTGGTGCTCGTGCTCGGCTTCGAGCAGCTCGTGCAGTGGAAGCTGGGGGCGATGGGGATGGTCGCCCTCTTCCTTCTGGCCGTCGGTCTCAAGGCACGGAACTCGACGTGCGTGTCCCTCGGCGCCGTGATCCTGCTGATCCTCATGACGAAGCCCTGAGCCGCGGCCTGGTCTCAGCCCCGCAGAAGCTGCAGCAACGGCTCCAGCGAGGGCAGCACGACTTCTGCCCCGGCTTCCCGCAGCGGTTCGGCCGTCCGGTCGCTGCGTGCGTAGCCCAGGAACGGTACGCCCGCGTGCTTCGCGGCCAGGTAGTCGGTAGGAGTGTCGCCGATCATCAGGGCGGACGACGGGGCGGCTCCCATGGCACTCAGCGCCCGGTTCAAGGAGTGCGGATCCGGCTTGAGCAGCTGAAGGTCGCTCGTCCGGCCGTAGACGTGCGGGGAGAAGCACGGGAGGAGACCACGGCTGGTGAGGTACTGACGGATCACCCGCGGTGAGTTGTTGCTGGCGACGGCCAGGCGGGCACCGACAGCTGTCCAGGTGCGGATCAGCGGGTCCGCGTACGCGGTCGGCATGGCGGTGACGGCGGCCCGCGACTCTTCCTGGGTGAGACGTTTCTCCAGCTCCGTGACCAGGTCACTGCCGGGATGCCGGCCATCCACGGCGCGCAGAACCATGTGGGGGTCGAGCGAGTCACGCTCGTCCCCGGTGAGGAGGCCGTGCAGGCCGCGGCCCTCCAGCCAGGACACCAGGTCGCGCGCCACACGCTCCGCCGAGTGGCGCGCGAACAGCCGGCAGATGGGCCCGTCGAAGTCCCAGAGCACGACATGGGCGCGTCTGATCAGATCGCGGAGTTCATACGGATCACCTTCGGTCGCGATCCTCACCGAACCAGTCTTCGTCGTATCAGAAGTCACTAGGAGAGTGTCAGGTCCGTCGTGATGGTTTCCCAGAGGGCGTCGAACCACTTCTGGGATTCCTGCACGAACGCCGCGTCCTGCCGGCCCGACCGCTTCACGAAGGAGAAGAGGAGGGACTGGGAGCCCAGGACGTCGTACATGTCCAGGGTCTGGCTGCCCCACTCCTCCGCGCGCCTGGTCAGCATGTAGTAACCGATCAGCGCCTCCTCCTGGTTGAGCAGGTACAGCTTCACGGGCGGGGTGAAGGGCAGCGCCCGGAACGTGACATGGACGTCGATGCCGTGCGTCGAGCGCAGCGCCAGCAGGTTGTGCTGGAGCACCTGCCCCTGGGCGTTGCGCATCGCCAGCCAGCGCTGGTGGACCGGGTTGCCGTCACCGTGCGCCTCCACGGGCACAGGGAAGGCCAGTTCGATGTCCCGCGACGGGACGAGGATGCGGACGTCGATCGACTCGGGGCGGATCCGGCCCTCGTGGATCAGCCGGAGCGGCTCGCCGAGGGCCACCATCAGCGTCTCCGCGGTGTGGCAGACGACGTCGACGCGGACCCGCGGGACCGAGAACGCCTCCGTCAGCCGGGGCGCCAGCCCCACCATCGTCGGCTGCGGCTCGCCCCGGGCCGGAGCCGGCGCGGCGATCCGCGGCGGGCTGCCCTTGCTGACATTGGTGAGGAGTCCGTCCTCCTGGAGTACTCGCAGGGCCTGGCGCACCGCACCGCGTTCCACGCCGAACTCCTCCGCCAGTTCGGCCTGGGTGGGCAGGCGGTCCCCCGGCCTGAGCTCACCGGCACGGATACGCTCCCGCAGGTGGTCGGCGATCTCCTGGGACGAGAGCCTTCCGCTGCCGTTCACTGCCACGTTCTCCTGAGTCACGAGCACACCGTACGACCGATGTCACCTGCGCTGTGGCGTTCTCACCAGCACTGGCTACAGCGGACATGTGATCGCGACCAGGACTTCCTCCAGTGAGCGAACGACGTGCGACGCCTGGACGCCCACGTGCGTCAGGTGGCGCAGCTTCTGATCGTCGCGCGCGTAGCCCAGGAACGGGACACCCAGCTCCTGTGCCGCCTGGTAGTCCGTCCCGGCATCGCCCAGCATCAGCGCCTGGGACGGGTCCGCACCCAGGGCATCGAGGGCCTGGAGCAGGGAGTGCGGGTGGGGCTTCATCTGGCTGAGGTTCCTGGTGCGCCCGTATATGCAGGGGAAGCAGCCCTCGAGGTGCCGGGTCTCGATGTAGGAGGCCGCCGCGAGCGCGGAGTTGTTGGTCGTGATGGCGAACCTCGCACCCAGTCCCGACCATGTTCTGATCAGCGGATCGGCGTACGGCGTGGGCAGCGCGGTGGGAACGGCGAGGAGTTCATGCTGGGTGAGCCAGTCCTCGAGCCGAGTGATCAGGTCGCTGTCCGGATGCCGTTTATCCACCTCCAGCAGTACGGCCTGGGGGTCGAGGTAGAAGCCTTCCTCCTCTGTGAGCAGCCCGCCCAGCCCCTGCCGTCTGATCAGCTGCACCAGCTCCCGGGCCACCTCGGACGCCGGGTGACCCGCGAACAGGCGGCAGATCGGCCCGTCCAGGTCCCAGAGGATGTAACGAGCCGGAGCGAGCAGTCTCCGCAGTTCTTCGGTCGACGCCGTCTCCCCGCGAGAAGTCACCAGGACAGTGTCAGGTCCGTCGTGATGGTTTCCCAGAGGGCGTCGAACCACTTCTGGGTTTCCTCCACAAGCCGGGCATCGCGGTGTCCGGCCTGCTTCAGGAACGAGAAGAGGAGGGACTTCGAGCCCAGCGCGTCGTACATGTCCAGGGTCCGGCTCCCCCACTCCTCTTCTCGCCGGGTCAGCATGTAGTACCCCAACAGCGCCTCCTGGCCGTTGAGTACGTACAGCTTCATGGGCGGGGTGAAGGGCAGCGCCCGGAACGTGACGTGGACGTCGATGCCGTGCGTGGAGCGCAGCGTCAGCAGGTTGTGTCTGAGGACCCGGAGCTGGGCGTTGCGCATCTCCAGCCATCGCTGGTGCACCGGGTCGTCCTCCCCCTGCTCCTCGACGAGGCGGGGAAATGCCAGGTTGATGTGCCGCGAGGGGAGCAGGAGGCGCAGGTCGATCGACTCGGGGCGGCTGCGATTCTCGTGGATACGGCGCAGTGGTTCTCCGAGGGCCACCATCAGCGTCTCCGACGTGTGGCAGACGACGTCGACGCGGACGCGCGGGACCGAGAACGCCTCCGTCAGGCGCGGCGCAAGCCCCACCATGGTCGGCTGCGGCTCGCCCCGGGCCGGAGCCGGCGCGGCGATCCGCGGCGGGCTGCCCTTGCTGACGTTGGTGAGGAGTCCGTCCTCCTGGAGTGCCCGCAGGGCCTGGCGGACGGCGCCGCGTTCCACGCCGAACTGCTCCGCGAGCTCGGCCTGGGTGGGCAGGCGGTCGCCCGGCTTGAGCTCACCCGTGCGGATACGTTCCCGCAGGTGGTCGGCGATCTCCTGGGACGAGAGCCTTCTGCTGCCGTTCACTGCCACGTTCTCCTGGGTCACGACCAAACGCTACAACCCTGATCCATCTGGCGGGAGTTGCTTGAAAGTTGTTTATAACTAGGGACCAAGTGGGGACAACTCAAGCATAGTTGGTTGCCAACTTCTCGGAGTTGGCGGAAGTTTTGCTTCCGAACTTCCGAAGGGGGAACCCCGATGCCTGCCCTCGCTCTCCTCTCCGCCACCTTCGTCGTCCTCTTCGAGCAGCTCGTCCAGTGGAAGTACGGCCCGGCCGGCATCGTCGGCCTGCTCCTTCTCACGGTGGGCATCAAGGCCAAGAGCCCGGCCGTCAGCTCCGCGGGAGCGGTCGTGCTCGCGCTGCTGATCACAGGGCCCGCCCGGTAGGTCAGCTCGTGAGCACCAGCTCCGAACTGATCGTCTCCCACAATGCGTTGAACCACAGGTGGGACTGCTCCACGAACGTCGTGTCACGCAGGCCCGGCCCCTGCTGGAAGGAGAACAGCATCGACTGGGTGCCCTGGGCGTCGTACATCTCCAGGTGCTCGTGGTCGATCTGGGCCTCCCGGCGCGTCAGCGTGTAGTACGCGAACAGCGCCTCCGTGCCGTTGAGCAGGTACAGCTTCACCGGCGGGGTGAAGGGCAGCGCCCGGAACGTCACCCGGACGTCGATGCCGTGCGTGGCGCGCAGCGCCAGCAGGTTGTGCTGGAGCACCTGCCCCTGCGCGTTGCGCATCGCCAGCCAGCGGTCGTGCACCCAGTCGTCGTCGCGCCCCTCGACCGGCACCGGGAAGGCGAGGTCGATGTCCCGGCTCGGCAGCAGGACCCGGACGTCGACCTTGGCCGGTTTCAGCCGTCCGGCGTGGATCTGGCGCAGCGGCTCACCGATGGCCAGCGTGAGGGAGATGGAGGTCAGGCACACGGCGTCGATCTCGACGTGCTCCGCCGCGAAGGCCGCCGCGATCCGGGGCGCGAGGGCCACCGTCGTGGGCAGGGGCGGGGCTTCCGGGCCGGTCAGCGCCCCGGCGGGATCCGGGGCCACGGTCGCCGGGCTGCCCTTGGACACGTTGGTGAGCAACTGCTCGGACTGCAGGATGCGCAGCGCCTGGCGCACCGCCCCGCGTTCGACACCGAACTCCTGTGCCAGCTGCGCCTGGGTGGGCATGCGTTCACCCGGCCGCAGTGCACCCGACCTGATCCGGGCGCGCAGCTCGTCGGCCACCTCGTGATGTGTCCGCTGTGGCCGTAGCGACCTCTTCCGTCCATTGACGGAGGCGTGTTCCGGGTCCACACCTCAACGCTA
This genomic stretch from Streptomyces sp. Go-475 harbors:
- a CDS encoding HAD-IA family hydrolase gives rise to the protein MRIATEGDPYELRDLIRRAHVVLWDFDGPICRLFARHSAERVARDLVSWLEGRGLHGLLTGDERDSLDPHMVLRAVDGRHPGSDLVTELEKRLTQEESRAAVTAMPTAYADPLIRTWTAVGARLAVASNNSPRVIRQYLTSRGLLPCFSPHVYGRTSDLQLLKPDPHSLNRALSAMGAAPSSALMIGDTPTDYLAAKHAGVPFLGYARSDRTAEPLREAGAEVVLPSLEPLLQLLRG
- a CDS encoding winged helix-turn-helix domain-containing protein produces the protein MLVTQENVAVNGSGRLSSQEIADHLRERIRAGELRPGDRLPTQAELAEEFGVERGAVRQALRVLQEDGLLTNVSKGSPPRIAAPAPARGEPQPTMVGLAPRLTEAFSVPRVRVDVVCHTAETLMVALGEPLRLIHEGRIRPESIDVRILVPSRDIELAFPVPVEAHGDGNPVHQRWLAMRNAQGQVLQHNLLALRSTHGIDVHVTFRALPFTPPVKLYLLNQEEALIGYYMLTRRAEEWGSQTLDMYDVLGSQSLLFSFVKRSGRQDAAFVQESQKWFDALWETITTDLTLS
- a CDS encoding HAD family hydrolase, giving the protein MTSRGETASTEELRRLLAPARYILWDLDGPICRLFAGHPASEVARELVQLIRRQGLGGLLTEEEGFYLDPQAVLLEVDKRHPDSDLITRLEDWLTQHELLAVPTALPTPYADPLIRTWSGLGARFAITTNNSALAAASYIETRHLEGCFPCIYGRTRNLSQMKPHPHSLLQALDALGADPSQALMLGDAGTDYQAAQELGVPFLGYARDDQKLRHLTHVGVQASHVVRSLEEVLVAITCPL
- a CDS encoding winged helix-turn-helix domain-containing protein; translated protein: MVVTQENVAVNGSRRLSSQEIADHLRERIRTGELKPGDRLPTQAELAEQFGVERGAVRQALRALQEDGLLTNVSKGSPPRIAAPAPARGEPQPTMVGLAPRLTEAFSVPRVRVDVVCHTSETLMVALGEPLRRIHENRSRPESIDLRLLLPSRHINLAFPRLVEEQGEDDPVHQRWLEMRNAQLRVLRHNLLTLRSTHGIDVHVTFRALPFTPPMKLYVLNGQEALLGYYMLTRREEEWGSRTLDMYDALGSKSLLFSFLKQAGHRDARLVEETQKWFDALWETITTDLTLSW
- a CDS encoding winged helix-turn-helix domain-containing protein, with amino-acid sequence MDPEHASVNGRKRSLRPQRTHHEVADELRARIRSGALRPGERMPTQAQLAQEFGVERGAVRQALRILQSEQLLTNVSKGSPATVAPDPAGALTGPEAPPLPTTVALAPRIAAAFAAEHVEIDAVCLTSISLTLAIGEPLRQIHAGRLKPAKVDVRVLLPSRDIDLAFPVPVEGRDDDWVHDRWLAMRNAQGQVLQHNLLALRATHGIDVRVTFRALPFTPPVKLYLLNGTEALFAYYTLTRREAQIDHEHLEMYDAQGTQSMLFSFQQGPGLRDTTFVEQSHLWFNALWETISSELVLTS